The Nothobranchius furzeri strain GRZ-AD chromosome 6, NfurGRZ-RIMD1, whole genome shotgun sequence genome includes a region encoding these proteins:
- the cep170ab gene encoding centrosomal protein of 170 kDa isoform X2: MSLTSWFLVSGGGTRHRLPREMIFVGRDDCELMLQSRSVDKQHAVINYDPNADEHKVKDLGSLNGTFVNDVRIQEQIYITLKTEDRLRFGYDTNLFTVVRGELHIPEEALKHEKLSIQLQLIQKKATGAGSSKSEEKPSEAAATHVCDSSATKPSEDNRAEDKTSGDVAVLKRGTPLYGQPAWWGDEDAADQNPGRPEEKSSDRKKEKAETDAKKSTKISKPTPQAASNQEPSYFEIPTKEAGQMGKDASSQEQAAAASGASEPVHGHASFTIQFDSGAPSKVTVKDRVAKVGPEARPRPKSAAGEELSPLQTVMVAAEVKVADWLAQNELPLTLKETVAEDDGESVKSDVPVHLRSLKGSKHEDGTQSDSENALGEQRRSAALEERSWGLWGGGAGMKIREGRANLPEGLFTEEDSPARRRKSANAKGTSRLADRRRGSAPHQQSGPEERCRHGDDYSDRGTYTIELENGDHEEEEARKLIDKCGSRSGRTGQGERITSQRSGSRDRGKPERLDSEILSEELMVGGPRWVSQWATLAASHIRTDPEGSGCDSHMPMTEDRAGISESSHIASFSSSGHTERKRRTLPQLPNEEVILGRRTPGAGLRVDMGEKQDTELQEKENQDEKFSRGKNQPGHGTGGVGSHGSSPSRSSPAKLQDSGGGRSGVLTRLPPRPLTSGEKRMEEARRRKKNEEKNKEGTGKPFLRQESFTVEKPSSGVPIELIPRIDGITGSRTKEADVDCVVLQKDSEAVAAFLETIVSDQGDPPSQSIEGSVSPESDVDTTSTVSQADGARKVVQKRRALAGQQKERTVVCSPNKGSAGAREAQDRRVKNRTSGPQQPSRPWTSLDLTDDDVNSNSLLSDSQPPSTQETRGSNTRAQTGSSTVETSTKGNRAKITQTSAPPAPSKTANVPKPRPTRTSLLRRARLGESSDAEPAEMDRLSVASEASTTSSASRTGMARRGMSRIEALAQPRRLRVGSPSAQSDSEATVTRGRGQGGRSSAGDYAIRHGLRGSNVGLVSGPRARANSASKLPDKSKGTSSYGHVTPASGTRWRRVPVEYASTSEDEYGSNRHKSNKGQTKPFPSTRVAQLGGSAPATPSPAGLAAFQQNSRDQEDHVRDWTAHSEEIARISQDLAKDLAMLAREIHDVAGEIDSVSPAAADPGAVLEESMFDDGLEPSGPSTEHSGILGMNGRTVELRQRSSNEHGSRSIRRQTWNRDDAVLDSVLLSSVTQLSSRIRQSVDKTTCKVRILFKDKERKWEEMESKLQAENDSLLLKSSSKEISTIIQDLKRVERQLTVIDVMVDPDGTLDALSNLGLTSPLIDQKLSPGTQQGAPEVHHAAEVASSNTRSTSRPEGRSSECFGSSEHSGVSERDPGTQQDASSYN, encoded by the exons ATGAGTCTGACGTCCTGGTTTCTGGTGAGCGGCGGGGGGACGCGTCATCGTCTTCCCAGGGAGATGATCTTTGTGGGGAGGGACGACTGTGAACTCATGCTGCAG TCTCGCAGTGTGGACAAGCAGCACGCTGTCATCAACTACGACCCGAACGCAGACGAGCATAAAGTGAAGGACTTGGGCAGTTTAAATGGG ACTTTTGTCAACGATGTGAGAATACAGgagcagatctacatcacactgaaaacTGAAGACAGGTTGAGGTTTGGATACGATA CCAACCTGTTCACCGTGGTTCGAGGAGAGCTGCACATTCCCGAGGAGGCCCTCAAG CACGAGAAGTTGAGCATCCAGCTTCAGCTGATCCAGAAGAAAGCTACGGGGGCAGGATCGTCCAAATCAGAGGAGAAACCTTCTGAAGCTGCAGCGACACACGTGTGTGACAGCAGCGCCACCAAACCCTCAGAGGACAACAGGGCAGAAGATAAAACTTCAG GAGACGTGGCGGTGCTAAAAAGAGGAACTCCTCTCTACGGTCAGCCTGCTTGGTGGGGAGATGAAGACGCTGCTGACCAGAACCCAGGTAGACCTGAAGAAAAGAGCTCCGACAGGAAGAAAGAAAAGGCTGAAACAG ATGCAAAGAAAAGTACCAAGATCTCAAAGCCCACCCCACAAGCAGCCTCAAACCAAGAGCCAAGCTACTTTGAAATACCGACTAAGGAAGCAGGTCAAATGGGAAAAGACGCGTCCTCACAAGAGCAAGCAGCAGCGGCTTCTGGTGCTTCAGAACCCGTCCACGGTCACGCCTCCTTCACCATCCAGTTTGACTCTGGGGCACCAAGTAAAGTGACTGTCAAAGATCGAGTGGCGAAAGTGGGGCCCGAGGCCCGGCCAAGGCCTAAAAGTGCTGCTGGAGAGGAGCTGAGTCCACTTCAGACAGTTATGGTGGCGGCGGAGGTGAAAGTGGCAGACTGGCTGGCCCAGAATGAGCTGCCGTTGACTCTAAAAGAGACGGTAGCGGAGGATGATGGGGAGAGCGTGAAGAGCGATGTACCAGTTCATCTGAGGAGTCTCAAAG GCAGTAAACACGAGGACGGCACTCAGAGCGACTCGGAAAACGCTCTCGGCGAGCAGCGGAGGTCCGCAGCCCTGGAGGAGCGCTCGTGGGGGCTTTGGGGCGGCGGCGCTGGGATGAAGATCAGAGAAGGTCGTGCAAACTTACCCGAGGGTCTCTTCACAGAGGAGGACAGCCCCGCACGCCGTCGCAAGTCTGCAAACGCAAAAGGGACTAGCAGATTAGCTGACAGGCGACGTGGCTCGGCGCCACATCAGCAGAGTGGGCCCGAGGAGCGTTGTCGTCATGGTGATGACTATAGTGACAGGGGAACGTACACCATTGAGCTGGAGAACGGGGACCATGAGGAAGAAGAGGCTAGGAAACTGATAGACAAG TGTGGTTCCAGGTCGGGAAGAACCGGGCAAGGAGAAAGGATCACCTCCCAGAGATCTGGTTCTCGAGACAGAGGGAAGCCGGAACGTTTGGATTCAGAG ATCTTATCTGAGGAGCTGATGGTGGGAGGTCCTCGCTGGGTGTCACAGTGGGCCACGCTGGCTGCCAGCCACATCAGGACAGACCCCGAGGGGTCGGGGTGCGACAGCCACATGCCCATGACAGAAGACAGAG CTGGCATCAGTGAATCCAGCCACATAGCCTCATTCAGCTCCTCTGGGCACACTGAGCGTAAGAGGAGAACCCTACCTCAGCTGCCtaatgaggaggtcatccttggaaGGAGGACCCCAGGTGCAGGCCTGCGAGTAGATATGGGGGAGAAACAAGACACAGAGCTTCAGGAAAAAGAGAACCAAGATGAGAAGTTTTCCCGCGGGAAGAATCAGCCTGGTCACGGCACCGGAGGTGTTGGTAGTCACGGCAGCAGCCCCAGTCGCTCCTCTCCTGCCAAATTGCAGGACAGCGGTGGAGGGAGATCGGGTGTGCTGACCAGACTCCCCCCTCGTCCACTGACCAGTGGGGAAAAGAGGATGGAGGAGGCACGGAGGAGAAAAAAGAATGAGGAGAAAAACAAGGAAGGAACTGGGAAGCCCTTCCTGAGACAGGAGAGTTTCACTGTGGAGAAACCGAGCTCCGGCGTGCCCATTGAGCTTATACCGCGTATCGATGGGATTACAGGCAGCAGAACTAAGGAGGCTGATGTTGACTGTGTCGTTCTGCAAAAAGACTCAGAGGCTGTGGCAGCTTTTCTAGAAACTATCGTTTCAGACCAAGGCGATCCGCCTAGTCAGTCCATCGAAGGCTCCGTGTCTCCAGAGTCTGATGTGGACACGACAAGCACAGTAAGCCAGGCAGACGGAGCAAGGAAAGTAGTCCAGAAACGCCGAGCACTCGCTGGGCAACAGAAGGAGAGAACGGTTGTGTGTTCACCTAACAAGGGCTCCGCTGGGGCCAGAGAGGCTCAGGACCGGAGGGTTAAGAACAGAACATCTGGTCCTCAACAACCTAGCCGCCCCTGGACGTCTCTGGATCTCACGGACGATGATGTCAACTCCAACTCACTCCTTTCAGACTCTCAGCCGCCATCTACACAAGAAACCCGTGGCTCCAATACTAGAGCTCAAACTGGGAGCTCAACAGTCGAGACCAGCACCAAAGGGAACCGGGCTAAGATCACTCAGACTTCAGCTCCCCCCGCACCCAGTAAAACAGCTAATGTTCCCAAGCCCAGACCCACTCGGACATCCCTGTTGAGACGCGCCCGTCTGGGAGAGTCATCAGATGCGGAGCCCGCTGAAATGGACCGGCTTTCAGTGGCCTCTGAGGCCTCCACCACTAGTTCCGCATCCAGAACAGGGATGGCGAGAAGAGGAATGTCTAGGATAGAGGCTCTGGCACAGCCGAGGAGACTGAGGGTGGGGTCTCCGTCTGCTCAGAGCGACTCTGAGGCCACTGTCACAAGAGGCCGAGGTCAGGGGGGTCGCAGTTCAGCAGGTGATTACGCCATCAGACATGGATTAAGAGGGTCCAATGTGGGTTTGGTGTCTGGACCCAGAGCCAGAGCCAACAGTGCCTCCAAGCTGCCTGATAAAAGCAAAGGAACATCTTCTTATGGCCATGTTACACCTGCCT CTGGCACGCGGTGGCGCCGCGTTCCTGTGGAATACGCTTCCACCTCTGAGGACGAGTATGGCTCCAATCGCCACAAATCCAATAAGGGTCAGACGAAGCCCTTTCCTTCAACTCGAGTGGCCCAGTTAGGAGGCTCTGCTCCGGCAACACCCAGCCCTGCAGGCCTGGCAGCCTTCCAGCAGAACTCCAGGGACCAGGAGGACCATGTGAGAGACTGGACAGCCCACAGTGAGGAAATAGCCCG GATCAGCCAAGACTTAGCTAAGGACTTAGCCATGCTCGCCAGAGAGATCCATGATGTTGCAGGAGAGATCGACTCAGTCAGCCCTGCAGCAGCCGATCCTGGAGCTGTG CTGGAGGAATCTATGTTTGATGACGGCTTGGAGCCGAGTGGTCCCTCCACAGAGCACAGCGGCATTCTGGGAATGAATGGGAGGACTGTGGAGCTTCGACAACGGAGCTCTAACGAGCACGGCTCCCGATCGATCCGCCGACAGACGTGGAACAGAGATGAC GCGGTCCTGGACAGCGTTCTTCTGTCGTCGGTAACCCAACTCTCATCTAGGATCCGTCAGTCTGTTGACAAAACAACCTGCAAAGTCAG GATCCTCTTCAAGGATAAAGAGCGGAAATGGGAGGAGATGGAGTCCAAACTGCAGGCAGAGAACGACTCCCTGCTGCTGAAGAGCTCCAGCAAG GAAATCTCAACAATTATTCAAGACCTGAAGAGAGTGGAAAGGCAACTAACAG TCATTGACGTGATGGTGGACCCAGATGGTACCCTGGATGCCCTGTCCAATTTAGGCCTGACGAGTCCTCTAATTGACCAGAAGCTCAGTCCTGGGACTCAGCAGGGCGCGCCGGAGGTGCATCACGCAGCAGAAGTGGCTTCATCCAACACTCGCTCGACCTCCAGGCCTGAAGGACGATCCAGTGAATGCTTTGGATCCTCAGAGCACTCTGGAGTGTCAGAGCGAGACCCAGGGACCCAGCAGGACGCTTCATCCTACAACTGA
- the cep170ab gene encoding centrosomal protein of 170 kDa isoform X1 has translation MSLTSWFLVSGGGTRHRLPREMIFVGRDDCELMLQSRSVDKQHAVINYDPNADEHKVKDLGSLNGTFVNDVRIQEQIYITLKTEDRLRFGYDTNLFTVVRGELHIPEEALKHEKLSIQLQLIQKKATGAGSSKSEEKPSEAAATHVCDSSATKPSEDNRAEDKTSGDVAVLKRGTPLYGQPAWWGDEDAADQNPGRPEEKSSDRKKEKAETDAKKSTKISKPTPQAASNQEPSYFEIPTKEAGQMGKDASSQEQAAAASGASEPVHGHASFTIQFDSGAPSKVTVKDRVAKVGPEARPRPKSAAGEELSPLQTVMVAAEVKVADWLAQNELPLTLKETVAEDDGESVKSDVPVHLRSLKGSKHEDGTQSDSENALGEQRRSAALEERSWGLWGGGAGMKIREGRANLPEGLFTEEDSPARRRKSANAKGTSRLADRRRGSAPHQQSGPEERCRHGDDYSDRGTYTIELENGDHEEEEARKLIDKVFGVDEQCGSRSGRTGQGERITSQRSGSRDRGKPERLDSEILSEELMVGGPRWVSQWATLAASHIRTDPEGSGCDSHMPMTEDRAGISESSHIASFSSSGHTERKRRTLPQLPNEEVILGRRTPGAGLRVDMGEKQDTELQEKENQDEKFSRGKNQPGHGTGGVGSHGSSPSRSSPAKLQDSGGGRSGVLTRLPPRPLTSGEKRMEEARRRKKNEEKNKEGTGKPFLRQESFTVEKPSSGVPIELIPRIDGITGSRTKEADVDCVVLQKDSEAVAAFLETIVSDQGDPPSQSIEGSVSPESDVDTTSTVSQADGARKVVQKRRALAGQQKERTVVCSPNKGSAGAREAQDRRVKNRTSGPQQPSRPWTSLDLTDDDVNSNSLLSDSQPPSTQETRGSNTRAQTGSSTVETSTKGNRAKITQTSAPPAPSKTANVPKPRPTRTSLLRRARLGESSDAEPAEMDRLSVASEASTTSSASRTGMARRGMSRIEALAQPRRLRVGSPSAQSDSEATVTRGRGQGGRSSAGDYAIRHGLRGSNVGLVSGPRARANSASKLPDKSKGTSSYGHVTPASGTRWRRVPVEYASTSEDEYGSNRHKSNKGQTKPFPSTRVAQLGGSAPATPSPAGLAAFQQNSRDQEDHVRDWTAHSEEIARISQDLAKDLAMLAREIHDVAGEIDSVSPAAADPGAVLEESMFDDGLEPSGPSTEHSGILGMNGRTVELRQRSSNEHGSRSIRRQTWNRDDAVLDSVLLSSVTQLSSRIRQSVDKTTCKVRILFKDKERKWEEMESKLQAENDSLLLKSSSKEISTIIQDLKRVERQLTVIDVMVDPDGTLDALSNLGLTSPLIDQKLSPGTQQGAPEVHHAAEVASSNTRSTSRPEGRSSECFGSSEHSGVSERDPGTQQDASSYN, from the exons ATGAGTCTGACGTCCTGGTTTCTGGTGAGCGGCGGGGGGACGCGTCATCGTCTTCCCAGGGAGATGATCTTTGTGGGGAGGGACGACTGTGAACTCATGCTGCAG TCTCGCAGTGTGGACAAGCAGCACGCTGTCATCAACTACGACCCGAACGCAGACGAGCATAAAGTGAAGGACTTGGGCAGTTTAAATGGG ACTTTTGTCAACGATGTGAGAATACAGgagcagatctacatcacactgaaaacTGAAGACAGGTTGAGGTTTGGATACGATA CCAACCTGTTCACCGTGGTTCGAGGAGAGCTGCACATTCCCGAGGAGGCCCTCAAG CACGAGAAGTTGAGCATCCAGCTTCAGCTGATCCAGAAGAAAGCTACGGGGGCAGGATCGTCCAAATCAGAGGAGAAACCTTCTGAAGCTGCAGCGACACACGTGTGTGACAGCAGCGCCACCAAACCCTCAGAGGACAACAGGGCAGAAGATAAAACTTCAG GAGACGTGGCGGTGCTAAAAAGAGGAACTCCTCTCTACGGTCAGCCTGCTTGGTGGGGAGATGAAGACGCTGCTGACCAGAACCCAGGTAGACCTGAAGAAAAGAGCTCCGACAGGAAGAAAGAAAAGGCTGAAACAG ATGCAAAGAAAAGTACCAAGATCTCAAAGCCCACCCCACAAGCAGCCTCAAACCAAGAGCCAAGCTACTTTGAAATACCGACTAAGGAAGCAGGTCAAATGGGAAAAGACGCGTCCTCACAAGAGCAAGCAGCAGCGGCTTCTGGTGCTTCAGAACCCGTCCACGGTCACGCCTCCTTCACCATCCAGTTTGACTCTGGGGCACCAAGTAAAGTGACTGTCAAAGATCGAGTGGCGAAAGTGGGGCCCGAGGCCCGGCCAAGGCCTAAAAGTGCTGCTGGAGAGGAGCTGAGTCCACTTCAGACAGTTATGGTGGCGGCGGAGGTGAAAGTGGCAGACTGGCTGGCCCAGAATGAGCTGCCGTTGACTCTAAAAGAGACGGTAGCGGAGGATGATGGGGAGAGCGTGAAGAGCGATGTACCAGTTCATCTGAGGAGTCTCAAAG GCAGTAAACACGAGGACGGCACTCAGAGCGACTCGGAAAACGCTCTCGGCGAGCAGCGGAGGTCCGCAGCCCTGGAGGAGCGCTCGTGGGGGCTTTGGGGCGGCGGCGCTGGGATGAAGATCAGAGAAGGTCGTGCAAACTTACCCGAGGGTCTCTTCACAGAGGAGGACAGCCCCGCACGCCGTCGCAAGTCTGCAAACGCAAAAGGGACTAGCAGATTAGCTGACAGGCGACGTGGCTCGGCGCCACATCAGCAGAGTGGGCCCGAGGAGCGTTGTCGTCATGGTGATGACTATAGTGACAGGGGAACGTACACCATTGAGCTGGAGAACGGGGACCATGAGGAAGAAGAGGCTAGGAAACTGATAGACAAG GTGTTTGGTGTGGATGAGCAGTGTGGTTCCAGGTCGGGAAGAACCGGGCAAGGAGAAAGGATCACCTCCCAGAGATCTGGTTCTCGAGACAGAGGGAAGCCGGAACGTTTGGATTCAGAG ATCTTATCTGAGGAGCTGATGGTGGGAGGTCCTCGCTGGGTGTCACAGTGGGCCACGCTGGCTGCCAGCCACATCAGGACAGACCCCGAGGGGTCGGGGTGCGACAGCCACATGCCCATGACAGAAGACAGAG CTGGCATCAGTGAATCCAGCCACATAGCCTCATTCAGCTCCTCTGGGCACACTGAGCGTAAGAGGAGAACCCTACCTCAGCTGCCtaatgaggaggtcatccttggaaGGAGGACCCCAGGTGCAGGCCTGCGAGTAGATATGGGGGAGAAACAAGACACAGAGCTTCAGGAAAAAGAGAACCAAGATGAGAAGTTTTCCCGCGGGAAGAATCAGCCTGGTCACGGCACCGGAGGTGTTGGTAGTCACGGCAGCAGCCCCAGTCGCTCCTCTCCTGCCAAATTGCAGGACAGCGGTGGAGGGAGATCGGGTGTGCTGACCAGACTCCCCCCTCGTCCACTGACCAGTGGGGAAAAGAGGATGGAGGAGGCACGGAGGAGAAAAAAGAATGAGGAGAAAAACAAGGAAGGAACTGGGAAGCCCTTCCTGAGACAGGAGAGTTTCACTGTGGAGAAACCGAGCTCCGGCGTGCCCATTGAGCTTATACCGCGTATCGATGGGATTACAGGCAGCAGAACTAAGGAGGCTGATGTTGACTGTGTCGTTCTGCAAAAAGACTCAGAGGCTGTGGCAGCTTTTCTAGAAACTATCGTTTCAGACCAAGGCGATCCGCCTAGTCAGTCCATCGAAGGCTCCGTGTCTCCAGAGTCTGATGTGGACACGACAAGCACAGTAAGCCAGGCAGACGGAGCAAGGAAAGTAGTCCAGAAACGCCGAGCACTCGCTGGGCAACAGAAGGAGAGAACGGTTGTGTGTTCACCTAACAAGGGCTCCGCTGGGGCCAGAGAGGCTCAGGACCGGAGGGTTAAGAACAGAACATCTGGTCCTCAACAACCTAGCCGCCCCTGGACGTCTCTGGATCTCACGGACGATGATGTCAACTCCAACTCACTCCTTTCAGACTCTCAGCCGCCATCTACACAAGAAACCCGTGGCTCCAATACTAGAGCTCAAACTGGGAGCTCAACAGTCGAGACCAGCACCAAAGGGAACCGGGCTAAGATCACTCAGACTTCAGCTCCCCCCGCACCCAGTAAAACAGCTAATGTTCCCAAGCCCAGACCCACTCGGACATCCCTGTTGAGACGCGCCCGTCTGGGAGAGTCATCAGATGCGGAGCCCGCTGAAATGGACCGGCTTTCAGTGGCCTCTGAGGCCTCCACCACTAGTTCCGCATCCAGAACAGGGATGGCGAGAAGAGGAATGTCTAGGATAGAGGCTCTGGCACAGCCGAGGAGACTGAGGGTGGGGTCTCCGTCTGCTCAGAGCGACTCTGAGGCCACTGTCACAAGAGGCCGAGGTCAGGGGGGTCGCAGTTCAGCAGGTGATTACGCCATCAGACATGGATTAAGAGGGTCCAATGTGGGTTTGGTGTCTGGACCCAGAGCCAGAGCCAACAGTGCCTCCAAGCTGCCTGATAAAAGCAAAGGAACATCTTCTTATGGCCATGTTACACCTGCCT CTGGCACGCGGTGGCGCCGCGTTCCTGTGGAATACGCTTCCACCTCTGAGGACGAGTATGGCTCCAATCGCCACAAATCCAATAAGGGTCAGACGAAGCCCTTTCCTTCAACTCGAGTGGCCCAGTTAGGAGGCTCTGCTCCGGCAACACCCAGCCCTGCAGGCCTGGCAGCCTTCCAGCAGAACTCCAGGGACCAGGAGGACCATGTGAGAGACTGGACAGCCCACAGTGAGGAAATAGCCCG GATCAGCCAAGACTTAGCTAAGGACTTAGCCATGCTCGCCAGAGAGATCCATGATGTTGCAGGAGAGATCGACTCAGTCAGCCCTGCAGCAGCCGATCCTGGAGCTGTG CTGGAGGAATCTATGTTTGATGACGGCTTGGAGCCGAGTGGTCCCTCCACAGAGCACAGCGGCATTCTGGGAATGAATGGGAGGACTGTGGAGCTTCGACAACGGAGCTCTAACGAGCACGGCTCCCGATCGATCCGCCGACAGACGTGGAACAGAGATGAC GCGGTCCTGGACAGCGTTCTTCTGTCGTCGGTAACCCAACTCTCATCTAGGATCCGTCAGTCTGTTGACAAAACAACCTGCAAAGTCAG GATCCTCTTCAAGGATAAAGAGCGGAAATGGGAGGAGATGGAGTCCAAACTGCAGGCAGAGAACGACTCCCTGCTGCTGAAGAGCTCCAGCAAG GAAATCTCAACAATTATTCAAGACCTGAAGAGAGTGGAAAGGCAACTAACAG TCATTGACGTGATGGTGGACCCAGATGGTACCCTGGATGCCCTGTCCAATTTAGGCCTGACGAGTCCTCTAATTGACCAGAAGCTCAGTCCTGGGACTCAGCAGGGCGCGCCGGAGGTGCATCACGCAGCAGAAGTGGCTTCATCCAACACTCGCTCGACCTCCAGGCCTGAAGGACGATCCAGTGAATGCTTTGGATCCTCAGAGCACTCTGGAGTGTCAGAGCGAGACCCAGGGACCCAGCAGGACGCTTCATCCTACAACTGA